Proteins encoded within one genomic window of Calonectris borealis chromosome 1, bCalBor7.hap1.2, whole genome shotgun sequence:
- the ENO2 gene encoding gamma-enolase isoform X1 gives MAVERIHAREILDSRGNPTVEVDLYTHKGMFRAAVPSGASTGIYEALELRDNDKSRFLGKGVLQAVDHINSTVAPALVGSGLSVVDQEKIDNLMLEMDGTENKSKFGANAILGVSLAVCKAGAAEKDVPLYRHIADLAGNSDLILPVPAFNVINGGSHAGNKLAMQEFMILPVGAESFRDAMRIGAEVYHNLKSVIKEKYGKDATNVGDEGGFAPNILENSEALELLKEAIDKAGYTDKIVIGMDVAASEFYRDGKYDLDFKSPDDPSRYISADELGDLYQSFVRDYPVVSIEDPFDQDDWEAWSKFTANVGIQIVGDDLTVTNPKRIERAVEEKACNCLLLKVNQIGSVTEAIQACKLAQENGWGVMVSHRSGETEDTFIADLVVGLCTGQIKTGAPCRSERLAKYNQLMRIEEELGDEARFAGHNFRNPSVL, from the exons ATGGCAGTCGAGAGGATCCATGCCCGCGAGATCCTGGACTCCCGTGGGAACCCCACCGTTGAGGTGGACCTGTACACACACAAAG GCATGTTTCGAGCAGCGGTCCCCAGCGGTGCGTCCACTGGTATCTACGAAGCGCTGGAGCTGCGAGACAACGACAAGTCGCGTTTCCTCGGAAAAG GGGTCCTGCAGGCCGTGGATCATATCAACAGCACTGTCGCCCCAGCTCTCGTGGGCTCT GGCCTCTCTGTTGTGGATCAAGAGAAGATAGACAATCTGATGCTTGAGATGGACGGCACAGAGAACAAAT CCAAGTTTGGTGCCAATGCTATCCTGGGAGTTTCGCTGGCCGTGTGCAAGGCGGGAGCTGCAGAGAAGGATGTCCCCCTGTACCGGCACATTGCTGACCTGGCTGGCAACTCCGATCTCATCCTTCCTGTGCCA GCTTTCAACGTGATTAATGGAGGTTCCCACGCAGGCAACAAACTGGCCATGCAGGAGTTCATGATCCTGCCTGTGGGAGCCGAAAGCTTCCGCGATGCCATGCGCATCGGGGCTGAAGTCTATCACAACCTCAAGAGTGTCATCAAGGAGAAGTATGGCAAAGATGCTACCAATGTGGGTGATGAGGGAGGCTTTGCCCCCAACATCCTGGAAAATAGTGAAG ctctggAGCTCCTCAAGGAAGCTATCGACAAGGCGGGCTACACGGACAAGATTGTCATCGGTATGGACGTGGCAGCCTCCGAGTTCTACCGTGATGGCAAATATGACCTGGACTTCAAGTCCCCAGATGACCCAAGCCGCTACATTTCTGCAGATGAGCTGGGCGACCTCTACCAAAGCTTTGTACGTGATTATCCAG TGGTCTCTATCGAGGATCCCTTTGACCAAGATGACTGGGAGGCCTGGTCCAAGTTCACGGCCAATGTGGGGATTCAGATAGTGGGAGACGACCTGACAGTGACAAACCCCAAGCGCATCGAGCGAGCCGTTGAAGAAAAGGCCTGCAACTGCCTCCTGCTCAAAGTCAACCAGATTGGATCCGTCACGGAGGCCATCCAAGC CTGCAAGTTGGCCCAGGAGAATGGCTGGGGTGTGATGGTGAGCCACCGATCTGGGGAGACCGAAGACACCTTCATTGCTGATCTGGTTGTAGGACTGTGCACCGGGCAG ATAAAGACGGGTGCTCCCTGCAGGTCTGAACGCCTGGCTAAATACAACCAGCTCATGAG GATTGAGGAAGAGCTTGGCGATGAAGCACGCTTTGCCGGACACAACTTTCGCAACCCAAGTGTTCTTTGA
- the ENO2 gene encoding gamma-enolase isoform X2, which translates to MPARSWTPVGTPPLRWTCTHTKACFEQRSPAVRPLVSTKRWSCETTTSRVSSEKGLSVVDQEKIDNLMLEMDGTENKSKFGANAILGVSLAVCKAGAAEKDVPLYRHIADLAGNSDLILPVPAFNVINGGSHAGNKLAMQEFMILPVGAESFRDAMRIGAEVYHNLKSVIKEKYGKDATNVGDEGGFAPNILENSEALELLKEAIDKAGYTDKIVIGMDVAASEFYRDGKYDLDFKSPDDPSRYISADELGDLYQSFVRDYPVVSIEDPFDQDDWEAWSKFTANVGIQIVGDDLTVTNPKRIERAVEEKACNCLLLKVNQIGSVTEAIQACKLAQENGWGVMVSHRSGETEDTFIADLVVGLCTGQIKTGAPCRSERLAKYNQLMRIEEELGDEARFAGHNFRNPSVL; encoded by the exons ATGCCCGCGAGATCCTGGACTCCCGTGGGAACCCCACCGTTGAGGTGGACCTGTACACACACAAAG GCATGTTTCGAGCAGCGGTCCCCAGCGGTGCGTCCACTGGTATCTACGAAGCGCTGGAGCTGCGAGACAACGACAAGTCGCGTTTCCTCGGAAAAG GGCCTCTCTGTTGTGGATCAAGAGAAGATAGACAATCTGATGCTTGAGATGGACGGCACAGAGAACAAAT CCAAGTTTGGTGCCAATGCTATCCTGGGAGTTTCGCTGGCCGTGTGCAAGGCGGGAGCTGCAGAGAAGGATGTCCCCCTGTACCGGCACATTGCTGACCTGGCTGGCAACTCCGATCTCATCCTTCCTGTGCCA GCTTTCAACGTGATTAATGGAGGTTCCCACGCAGGCAACAAACTGGCCATGCAGGAGTTCATGATCCTGCCTGTGGGAGCCGAAAGCTTCCGCGATGCCATGCGCATCGGGGCTGAAGTCTATCACAACCTCAAGAGTGTCATCAAGGAGAAGTATGGCAAAGATGCTACCAATGTGGGTGATGAGGGAGGCTTTGCCCCCAACATCCTGGAAAATAGTGAAG ctctggAGCTCCTCAAGGAAGCTATCGACAAGGCGGGCTACACGGACAAGATTGTCATCGGTATGGACGTGGCAGCCTCCGAGTTCTACCGTGATGGCAAATATGACCTGGACTTCAAGTCCCCAGATGACCCAAGCCGCTACATTTCTGCAGATGAGCTGGGCGACCTCTACCAAAGCTTTGTACGTGATTATCCAG TGGTCTCTATCGAGGATCCCTTTGACCAAGATGACTGGGAGGCCTGGTCCAAGTTCACGGCCAATGTGGGGATTCAGATAGTGGGAGACGACCTGACAGTGACAAACCCCAAGCGCATCGAGCGAGCCGTTGAAGAAAAGGCCTGCAACTGCCTCCTGCTCAAAGTCAACCAGATTGGATCCGTCACGGAGGCCATCCAAGC CTGCAAGTTGGCCCAGGAGAATGGCTGGGGTGTGATGGTGAGCCACCGATCTGGGGAGACCGAAGACACCTTCATTGCTGATCTGGTTGTAGGACTGTGCACCGGGCAG ATAAAGACGGGTGCTCCCTGCAGGTCTGAACGCCTGGCTAAATACAACCAGCTCATGAG GATTGAGGAAGAGCTTGGCGATGAAGCACGCTTTGCCGGACACAACTTTCGCAACCCAAGTGTTCTTTGA